The genomic interval GCTGGTACGGCAAAAGATTTGACAAAAGCAAAAATGACACCGATTTTAACGCCTCATCTCGGGGAATTTTCAAATTTAATTGGAATATCAATTGATGATATAAAATCGGATCTCATTGATATTGTAAGGCAGGCAGCCGAAGATTTTAAATCTATTCTTGTGGTAAAGAGTGCCCGAACTGTAGTTGCATATCCAGATGGTAATGTATATATTAATATTAGGGGTAATGCTGGTATGGCAACTGCAGGATCAGGAGATGTACTTACAGGTGTAATCAGCGGTTTGTTTGTGCAGGGATTACTGAGTTATAGTGCAGCTGTTGCAGGTGTATTCCTACACTCTTTTGCGGGAGATTTGGCGGCTCGGTCAGGAATGGTTGGATTGGTTGCAAATGATATTGTGCAAGCATTGCCAGCTGCTAGATGTGGTATTGATGCGTAAATGTGATAGATCTTTTTATATAAAAAAGTTGACTTTTTTATATAAAAAATCTATACTATTTATAGATTTATCGTGTGAAACTGCGGGGGTGTAGCTGTGGCTGAGTTAAAGCGCATTATGATTAGTATTCCAGATAGCTTATTGCAAGAAATTGACGGTATTGTTGCCATGGAAAAGTTGAGCCGTAGTCAATTTATGCGTAATGCAATGAGACTGTATATTGAAGATCGTAAGCGTAAGGCAATCATAGAAAATATGAGAAAAGGATATCAGGAGATGGCAGCAATCAATTTGACATTAGCGGAGGAAGGTCTATATGTTGACGTTGATGTTGTTGAAATGCCTAGCTTGCTGGTGGAGCGTGAATAGCCATGGTGGTGAAAAGAGGAGATA from Massilibacillus massiliensis carries:
- a CDS encoding CopG family ribbon-helix-helix protein, which gives rise to MAELKRIMISIPDSLLQEIDGIVAMEKLSRSQFMRNAMRLYIEDRKRKAIIENMRKGYQEMAAINLTLAEEGLYVDVDVVEMPSLLVERE